The uncultured Cohaesibacter sp. genomic sequence CTCATAGCTTTTATGAAGTCTGACAAGAGATAAGGGGCAACCGTAGGGATGATACCAAACCGGAACTGGCCCCCCAAGGTGCCTTGTGTGCTGCGTGTTAGGTCTTCCAATTCTTTGACCGATTGAAGAATATGGTGGGCGCGTTCTGCAAAGGCGCTTCCCAAGGCCGTTAGGTGAATCTGCCGCGCGCCTCGCTCGACAAGGGGCACCCCGATCAAGGCCTCCAGCTCTTTGATCTGAACCGAGAGGGCTGGTTGGGTGACGTTGCATTCTTCGGCCGCACGTCCGAAATGGTGGTGTCGGGCCAAAGCATCGAAATAGCGCAGGTGTTTCATAGATAAGTTGGTCATTAGAAAATCTTATCACGAACCTTAGAAAATGCAATTTCCTTTTATGATTTGTATCTGGTAAAAATAGCAATAAACCAAGAAAGGCCTGTGATAGGGCCTGCCTCACGATAAGGCTGCATAGCCATATTTAAATGACAGAATCGGGCTTGCGCGCAAGGACGATTGATCGACTTTTGGAGGACCAAATGGATCACAGCGATATTAAATCAACGGGCAAATGCCCAGTCATGCACGGCAGCAACACAGCCTCGGGGACCGGCGTGATGGATTGGTGGCCGAATGCACTCAATCTGGACATTCTGCATCAGCACGACACCAAGACCAACCCCTTCGGTGAAGATTTCGACTATACCGAGGAAGTCAAGACACTCGACTATGAGGCGGTCAAGCAGGATCTTCGCGATCTGATGCATGAGAGCCAGGATTGGTGGCCCGCTGATTGGGGCAGCTATGTGGGCATGTTCGCGCGTGTTGCCTGGCATGCTGCCGGGTCTTACCGACTGGCCGATGGGCGTGGTGGTGGCGGCACCGGCAACCAGCGTTTTGCGCCGCTCAATTCATGGCCTGATAATGTCAATACCGATAAGGGGCGCCGTCTGCTTTGGCCGATCAAAAAGAAATATGGCAACAAGCTTTCCTGGGCCGACCTGATTATTCTGTCCGGTACGGTGGCCTACGAAGAAGCTGGCCTTAAGACCTTCGGCTTCGGTTTTGGCCGGAAAGACATCTGGCATCCGGAGAAGGATACCTATTGGGGCGCTGAAAAAGAATGGCTCGCACCGAGCGATGGTCGCTATGGCGACGTAGACAAGCCCGAAACCATGGAAAATCCATTGGCCGCTGTGCAGATGGGGCTTATCTATGTGAACCCGGAAGGCGTTAATGGCCAGCCTGATCCGATCAAGACCGCGGCACAGATGCGGGAAACCTTTGCCCGTATGGCGATGAACGACGAAGAGACCGTTGCACTCACCGCCGGTGGTCACACCATCGGGAAATGTCATGGCAATGGACGGGCTGAAGATCTGAGCGCGGATCCCGAAGCGTCCGGACCGGAATATCAAGGTATCGGCTGGATGAACACCAAGGGACGTGGCATCGGTCGCGACACCGTGGTTAGCGGCATTGAGGGCGCGTGGACCTACGAGCCAACCAAATGGGATATGGGCTATTTCGACTATCTGTTCGGCTATGAATGGGAGCTTAAGAAAAGCCCGGCTGGCGCTTGGCAGTGGATGCCCATCGATATGAAAGAAGAAGACATGCCGGCTGACGTGGAGGATCCGTCCATCCGCTGTGCGCCGATCATGACTGATGCCGACATGGCTTTGAAGATGGACCCTGTCTATCATGAAATCTGTCAGCGCTTCGTCAAGGACCCTGACTATTTTTCCGACACCTTCGCACGGGCATGGTTCAAACTGACCCACCGCGATATGGGGCCAAAGGCCCGCTATATCGGCCCATGGGTTCCTAATGAAGATCTTGTCTGGCAGGATCCTGTGCCAGTTGGGCCATCTGATTATGATGTCGAAGCTGTAAAGGCAAAAATTGCCAGCAGCGGACTTTCTATCGGTGAAATGGTTGCCACCGCTTGGGACAGCGCCCGCACCTATCGTGGGTCGGATATGCGGGGCGGCGCGAATGGAGCGCGTATTCGTCTGGCACCACAGAATGATTGGGCGGGCAATGAGCCTGTTCGTCTGACCAAGGTGCTGGCTATTCTGGAGCCAATCGCAGCCGAGTTCGGCATCAGCGTGGCAGATGCCATTGTTCTGGCTGGTAATGTCGGTCTGGAGAAAGCCATCAAGGCTGCCGGGCTTGATATCAAGGTGCCGTTTGCGCCAGGACGGGGGGATGCGACCGACGAAATGACGGACGCGGAATCCTTTGAGCCACTGGAACCTGTCGCAGATGGCTATCGAAACTGGGCCAAAAAGGATTATGTCGTCAGCCCGGAAGAAATGCTGCTGGATCGCACACAGCTGCTGGGCCTGACTGCTAAGGAAATGACCGTATTGCTTGGCGGCATGAGAATGCTGGACACCAACTATGGCGGGACCAAGCATGGCATGTTCACTGAGAAGGAAGGAGCTTTGACCAACGACTTCTTTGTCAATCTGACGGACATGGCCTTCAAATGGGTGCCGACCGGCAAGAATACCTATGAGATTCAGGACCGCAAAAGCGGTGCCGTCAAATGGACGGCAACACGCGTGGATCTCGTGTTCGGTTCCAACTCCATTCTGCGTTCCTACGCCGAAGTTTATGCGCAGGACGACAATAAGGAGAAATTCGTGAAGGATTTTGTCGCCGCTTGGACCAAGGTGATGAATGCGGATCGTTTTGATCTGAAGGCATAGAATGTTTGAGTGGGGGCTAGATCGAGCCCGGTAAATAGAAAATGCGAGAAGCGGCATTGCTACTGTGTGATGCCGCTTCTTTCTTTTGATGGAGCTGCGCGGTGTTGTTCTTGATTATATGGCGTGGCAAATAATGGGGCAGGCGCAACGTAAAATGCGTTAGCAAGGTGCTTGTGGAGAGCGCGCGTGAGAGCGGCGTTGTGGATAAGCGTCCCGTCACTTTCGAAGAGATAAATTTTGAGAGAAAGGGGCTCTTTAATCCAAGCTAATTTTGCGTAACTGGCACAATTTTGGGCGCTTAAGCTGGATAAACAGCATACTGACCCTTTCAAATCGCAATGAAATTTACTGGCCCTGTATATTAACTGGGCATTTGCTTGGGTTTTATACAAGTCAAAAATCCCGGATTTCTGCTCCTTTTGAAAGGGTGGGAATTTTTTCCCGCCAAAATGTCATAAAAATGTATTTTATTGTTTGACTCTGAATTGGGTGGGGTCTATAAACCGATCCATCGACAGCGGCGGCGCTGCTGGCGGCGGGGCGGTTCGCCCCAAAATTTGGGATTTAGCTGACTGGTTTGGTTGGTTTAGAGTTCTAAGAAAAGGCCTTAAGGCTTTTTGATCTTTGACAATATGGAATGACTAAAGAGAAACGTGGACGGCTTGGTCTTGAGGTCCTTTAAGGACCATAAGAGACAAAGAGCTCGTTACGTTTTTAGAAGCTTGATTGGTGGTCGGATGATCATTGATCAGCTCTTGTCAATGAACGTGATTTGAGTTTGATTAAATTCTCTAACTTGAGAGTTTGATCCTGGCTCAGAACGAACGCTGGCGG encodes the following:
- the katG gene encoding catalase/peroxidase HPI, which encodes MDHSDIKSTGKCPVMHGSNTASGTGVMDWWPNALNLDILHQHDTKTNPFGEDFDYTEEVKTLDYEAVKQDLRDLMHESQDWWPADWGSYVGMFARVAWHAAGSYRLADGRGGGGTGNQRFAPLNSWPDNVNTDKGRRLLWPIKKKYGNKLSWADLIILSGTVAYEEAGLKTFGFGFGRKDIWHPEKDTYWGAEKEWLAPSDGRYGDVDKPETMENPLAAVQMGLIYVNPEGVNGQPDPIKTAAQMRETFARMAMNDEETVALTAGGHTIGKCHGNGRAEDLSADPEASGPEYQGIGWMNTKGRGIGRDTVVSGIEGAWTYEPTKWDMGYFDYLFGYEWELKKSPAGAWQWMPIDMKEEDMPADVEDPSIRCAPIMTDADMALKMDPVYHEICQRFVKDPDYFSDTFARAWFKLTHRDMGPKARYIGPWVPNEDLVWQDPVPVGPSDYDVEAVKAKIASSGLSIGEMVATAWDSARTYRGSDMRGGANGARIRLAPQNDWAGNEPVRLTKVLAILEPIAAEFGISVADAIVLAGNVGLEKAIKAAGLDIKVPFAPGRGDATDEMTDAESFEPLEPVADGYRNWAKKDYVVSPEEMLLDRTQLLGLTAKEMTVLLGGMRMLDTNYGGTKHGMFTEKEGALTNDFFVNLTDMAFKWVPTGKNTYEIQDRKSGAVKWTATRVDLVFGSNSILRSYAEVYAQDDNKEKFVKDFVAAWTKVMNADRFDLKA